One window of Trichomycterus rosablanca isolate fTriRos1 chromosome 2, fTriRos1.hap1, whole genome shotgun sequence genomic DNA carries:
- the elfn1a gene encoding protein ELFN1, translating into MASRKASMACSGGMLMSAFFWSVAIIYLTQIGGVKGDCWLIEGEKGFVWLAICSQNQPPYEAIPQHINSTIVDLRLNENKIKSIHYSALSRFANLTYLNLTKNEISYIEDGAFSAQFNLQVLQLGFNKLRNLTEGILRGLGKLQYLYLQANLIETVTPNAFWECPNLENIDLSMNRIQVLDGSTFTTLTKLTTCELYTNPFNCSCELLGFVKWLSVFPNRTNERMVCDSPAGVSGYSLLSQNPNNPTQRNALHMLSTVCTEDYVTPYIPVPPETTTFLPDVTPCELEDCPSGSEPEEISIRPTFPDLDVGPVISLKQVSQTNAVITVQIPHPYDKMYILVLYNNSFFTDIQNLKRQREEIELKNLLPRTEYTYCVASIRNSLRYNHTCLTLSTNPRMGRVREANNATATHYIMTILGCLFSMVIVLGMVYYCLRKKRHQDEKHKRTSSMKKNIIELKYGGELEGGTISRASQKQLMAGESMARMPYLPSGSEMDQYKIQDISDTPKMAKGNYMEVRTGEHPDRRECEMSMPSNSQGSVAEISTIAKEVDKVNQIINNCIDALKSESTSFQGVKSGAVSTAEPQLVLISEQPQSKSGFLSPGYNDSYHHSLQRHHSSNASPKRPSTATGGPMRSPRPYRSESKYIEKTSPKGETIMTITPAAAILRAEAEKIRQYSEHRHSYPDAQIEELEGPDNRKTSILEPLTRPRPRDLAYSQLSSQYHNLSYSSSPEYYCKPTHSIWERFKLHRKRHKDEEYMAAGHALRKKVQFAKDEDLHDILDYWKGVSAQNKS; encoded by the coding sequence ATGGCTTCCAGGAAGGCATCCATGGCTTGTAGTGGAGGCATGTTGATGAGTGCCTTTTTCTGGTCTGTGGCCATAATCTATCTGACTCAGATAGGGGGAGTGAAAGGAGACTGCTGGCTTATTGAAGGGGAAAAGGGCTTTGTGTGGCTGGCTATTTGCAGCCAAAACCAGCCACCTTATGAAGCCATCCCCCAACATATCAACAGTACCATTGTGGACCTTCGTTTGAATGAAAATAAGATCAAAAGTATCCACTACTCTGCCCTTAGTCGCTTTGCCAACCTTACATACCTGAACCTGACAAAGAATGAGATTAGCTATATAGAGGATGGGGCATTTTCAGCCCAGTTCAACTTACAGGTACTCCAGCTGGGTTTCAATAAGCTGCGCAACCTAACAGAAGGGATTCTCAGGGGGTTGGGAAAGCTGCAGTACCTCTACCTCCAAGCCAACCTAATTGAGACTGTGACACCCAATGCCTTTTGGGAGTGCCCAAACTTAGAAAACATAGACCTTTCTATGAATCGCATTCAGGTGCTAGATGGGTCCACCTTTACCACCCTGACCAAGCTGACCACCTGTGAGCTCTACACCAACCCCTTCAACTGCTCTTGTGAGTTGCTAGGGTTTGTCAAGTGGCTGTCGGTCTTCCCCAACAGAACAAACGAACGGATGGTGTGCGATTCACCCGCGGGAGTTTCTGGTTACAGTCTTTTAAGCCAGAATCCAAACAATCCAACTCAACGCAATGCACTACATATGCTGTCCACTGTGTGCACGGAGGACTATGTGACTCCGTATATCCCTGTGCCTCCTGAGACCACAACTTTCCTTCCAGATGTTACCCCTTGTGAGCTGGAGGACTGTCCCTCTGGGAGTGAGCCAGAGGAGATCAGTATTCGCCCTACATTTCCAGACTTGGATGTTGGCCCGGTTATAAGTCTGAAGCAGGTCTCACAAACAAATGCAGTCATTACTGTTCAGATTCCTCATCCCTATGACAAAATGTACATCCTTGTTCTGTATAACAACAGCTTTTTCACAGACATTCAGAACCTGAAACGACAAAGAGAAGAAATTGAACTTAAAAACCTGTTACCTCGTACTGAATATACATACTGTGTGGCTTCCATACGCAATTCTTTGCGTTATAACCATACGTGTCTGACATTATCAACGAATCCCAGAATGGGAAGAGTAAGAGAGGCTAATAATGCAACCGCCACTCACTACATAATGACTATTCTAGGTTGCCTTTTCAGCATGGTAATTGTTTTAGGAATGGTCTACTATTGCTTACGAAAGAAAAGGCACCAAGATGAAAAGCACAAAAGGACAAGCAGTATGAAGAAGAACATAATTGAGCTCAAATATGGTGGTGAACTTGAGGGAGGAACTATATCCAGGGCCTCTCAAAAGCAACTGATGGCCGGAGAGAGTATGGCTCGCATGCCATATTTACCCTCTGGGAGTGAGATGGATCAATACAAGATTCAGGATATAAGTGACACACCAAAAATGGCAAAGGGCAACTACATGGAGGTGAGAACAGGGGAACATCCAGACCGTAGAGAGTGTGAGATGTCTATGCCAAGCAATAGCCAAGGCTCTGTTGCTGAGATCTCAACAATTGCGAAAGAGGTAGACAAAGTGAATCAGATCATAAACAACTGCATCGATGCCTTGAAGTCAGAGTCAACATCTTTTCAAGGAGTTAAATCTGGAGCTGTTTCAACAGCGGAACCCCAGTTAGTGTTGATCTCGGAGCAGCCCCAGAGCAAGTCAGGCTTTCTGTCTCCTGGCTATAATGATAGCTATCACCACTCTTTACAGAGACACCACTCCTCTAATGCCTCTCCAAAGCGACCCAGCACGGCCACAGGTGGTCCAATGCGGAGTCCAAGACCTTACCGTTCTGAGTCTAAGTACATCGAGAAGACTTCACCTAAAGGAGAGACTATCATGACCATTACCCCAGCTGCCGCAATATTAAGAGCAGAAGCTGAAAAGATCCGTCAGTACAGTGAGCATCGTCACTCTTACCCCGATGCCCAAATTGAAGAGCTGGAAGGACCGGACAATCGCAAAACGTCCATCTTGGAGCCCCTGACACGGCCCAGGCCTAGAGACTTGGCTTACTCTCAGCTTTCTTCCCAGTACCACAACCTGAGCTATTCCTCCAGCCCTGAGTATTACTGCAAACCAACGCATAGCATCTGGGAGCGTTTCAAACTTCACCGTAAACGTCACAAAGATGAGGAATACATGGCAGCGGGTCATGCCCTGCGTAAAAAAGTGCAGTTTGCAAAGGATGAGGACTTGCATGACATTCTAGATTACTGGAAAGGTGTGTCAGCCCAAAATAAATCTTAA